In the Piscinibacter sp. XHJ-5 genome, one interval contains:
- a CDS encoding NADPH:quinone reductase, whose translation MGTRRCAPVPEGSVSSGRRGEDEMRAAWYTRNGKAREVLTVGDLPDPQPGPGEVRVRLATSGVNPSDVKSRQSRPLGAERVVPHSDGAGTIDSVGSGVAARIGERVWVWNGQWKRPMGTAAEFIVLPANQAVPLPDTVDDGAAACLGIPAMTAFNAVRLLGDVDGKTVLVIGASSAVGHYAAQIAVLGGARVLGTVGSADKARHAARAGVDATIEYKREPVARRVKDLTGGRGVDAIVDMDFSSTAQLLSDDVLAPHGLLVSYGSNAHGDIPIPYRMLLFASISLHFFLVYELSADARRAAVEGLSRMLKAGQLIHTIGGRWRLDEIAAAHEAVEDGKLTGNVVVDLA comes from the coding sequence TTGGGCACCCGCCGTTGCGCGCCGGTTCCGGAAGGTTCAGTATCCAGCGGTCGACGGGGCGAGGATGAAATGCGTGCAGCTTGGTACACGCGCAACGGCAAGGCCCGTGAGGTGCTGACGGTCGGGGATCTGCCGGATCCGCAGCCGGGACCGGGGGAGGTTCGTGTTCGCCTGGCGACGTCAGGCGTGAATCCGTCCGATGTCAAGTCACGGCAGAGCCGCCCCCTCGGGGCAGAGCGTGTCGTGCCCCACAGCGATGGCGCCGGCACCATCGATTCGGTCGGCTCCGGTGTGGCGGCACGCATCGGCGAGCGGGTGTGGGTCTGGAACGGACAGTGGAAGCGTCCGATGGGCACTGCCGCCGAGTTCATCGTCCTGCCCGCGAACCAGGCCGTCCCGCTGCCCGACACCGTCGATGACGGTGCTGCGGCCTGCCTGGGCATCCCGGCCATGACGGCGTTCAATGCGGTGCGTCTCCTGGGCGACGTTGACGGCAAGACGGTCCTGGTCATCGGCGCGTCGTCGGCAGTCGGCCATTACGCCGCCCAGATCGCGGTGCTGGGCGGTGCCCGCGTGCTGGGCACGGTGGGCTCGGCAGACAAGGCTCGGCACGCCGCGCGAGCTGGCGTGGACGCGACGATCGAGTACAAGCGCGAGCCGGTGGCGCGGCGTGTCAAGGACCTGACCGGCGGCCGGGGTGTCGATGCGATCGTCGACATGGACTTCTCTTCCACCGCGCAGCTCCTGTCCGACGACGTATTGGCGCCGCACGGGTTGCTGGTCAGCTACGGCTCCAACGCCCATGGCGACATCCCGATCCCGTATCGGATGCTGCTGTTCGCATCCATCAGCCTTCACTTCTTCCTCGTCTACGAGTTGAGCGCTGATGCCCGTCGTGCGGCAGTGGAAGGACTGTCTCGCATGTTGAAGGCCGGACAGCTCATCCACACGATCGGCGGACGCTGGCGACTGGACGAGATCGCCGCTGCGCACGAAGCCGTCGAGGACGGCAAGCTCACAGGCAATGTCGTGGTCGACCTGGCCTAG
- a CDS encoding LacI family DNA-binding transcriptional regulator, with the protein MLRDSHPNKSITIHDVAKAADVSKSTVSLVLQGSPLIRDETAERVREAARKLGYVYNRRAAELRRQASNTVGVVINDLMNPFFAEVLVGIERRLVDAGYIVLMAHTHESLDRQRKVLASMREQNAAGLIICPAFDTPRTLTKEVQAWGIPLVVMVRSLGAGSYDYAGSDNERGVLLAMRHLLARGHKRIGFLGGRSGVVYEQRLRGYAGALEEAGIRLDERLIIASDPSRQGGSDAMAAMLRIKLKITAAVCYNDITAFGALATLGEHGLRAGTDFALIGFDNVLAAAHSNPPLTTVDIRPDDLGEHAAAALMARIENPQLKRQVYLAEPRLVLRQSG; encoded by the coding sequence ATGCTTCGAGATTCCCATCCGAACAAATCCATCACGATCCACGACGTCGCGAAGGCCGCCGATGTCTCCAAGTCGACCGTCTCGTTGGTGCTGCAAGGCAGCCCGCTGATCCGCGACGAGACTGCCGAACGGGTGCGCGAAGCCGCGCGCAAGCTGGGTTACGTCTACAACCGGCGGGCCGCCGAGTTGCGGCGCCAGGCCTCCAACACGGTCGGTGTGGTCATCAACGACCTGATGAATCCGTTCTTTGCCGAAGTGCTCGTCGGCATCGAGCGCCGACTGGTGGATGCCGGCTACATCGTGCTGATGGCCCATACGCACGAAAGCCTGGACCGGCAGCGCAAGGTGCTGGCTTCGATGCGCGAGCAGAACGCCGCCGGACTCATCATCTGTCCCGCGTTCGACACCCCGCGGACGCTGACCAAGGAGGTGCAGGCCTGGGGCATCCCTCTCGTGGTGATGGTGCGTTCCCTGGGTGCGGGCAGCTACGACTACGCCGGCTCCGACAACGAGCGGGGCGTGCTGCTCGCCATGCGGCACCTCCTGGCGCGCGGCCACAAGCGAATCGGCTTTCTCGGGGGTCGCTCGGGCGTCGTGTACGAGCAGCGGCTGCGAGGCTACGCCGGCGCGCTCGAAGAGGCGGGCATTCGGCTCGACGAGCGTCTCATCATCGCATCCGACCCGAGTCGCCAGGGCGGAAGCGACGCCATGGCCGCGATGCTGAGGATCAAGCTCAAGATCACCGCGGCCGTTTGCTACAACGACATCACGGCATTCGGCGCGCTTGCAACCCTGGGCGAGCACGGTCTGCGGGCCGGAACCGATTTTGCGCTGATCGGATTCGACAACGTGCTTGCCGCTGCGCACTCGAACCCACCGCTCACGACGGTCGACATTCGGCCCGACGATCTGGGCGAGCATGCCGCTGCCGCACTGATGGCGCGCATTGAGAACCCTCAGTTGAAGCGCCAGGTGTACCTGGCGGAGCCCCGGCTCGTCCTGCGGCAGTCCGGCTGA